A genomic segment from Janibacter sp. DB-40 encodes:
- a CDS encoding SMC family ATPase: protein MRLHHLTATAFGPFAGTVDLDLEELGSSGLYLIHGPTGSGKTSLLDAICFALYANVPGDRLTTSLRSQHAAVTEVTTVVLELTLAGRRLRITRAPAYERPKRRGTGTTTEQARVQLDEYAGGSWQSLSSRIDETARVLDDLLGMGVDQFRRVVMLPQGDFAAFLRASDEERRDVLERLFDVTDYVAVEQHLTAQRQEAQTSLASARTALDGHTGRLTELLAETDVELSELVQTSDVGDRDESLDHLGPEDLLTAVDAIDAALEAHAGEVMTLVDDARSRAGITRTALDTGRREEERRRRGHRARAVLDTLEEAADEHAERRHRLSRARDAAGVLPHVRAAERAREAVTTAHEAREIALAALPDDVLGQELADVREVLVAHDDVLATARHESQRLERLARDLPRSAATVEAREESVGTTAADLAAARGRADEVDAALGEVEQAAQRLTRIAPLVTRLTELSTERGSRVTLRDELRTTTDRRQSAHEEVLVGRERVQQLVQQRLDTMAGELATQLVDGEACAVCGSPEHPAPAPAADQVTPEQIEAARDEVARAEAELDRARTADEATASRLEIAEARVDDLSRVVTELVAADDLLEIDVEQDLTRDLTFLREEKAALTEVVARREAVERAAASCATAITQAVAAHDDAVSALAESRTRRAQLEEEVTDCTRRLTRTIDEHADECPCAPPSPARHGETPQEAGVPVTSSDPDLQHTARAHSTAVSTAVREHRAVLTAIDHVLGAGTELERMRTIRTEAEDQLASALTEAGFDEPTTVTAAALPRSALAELERAVDDHEARRAAAVAVLEEDEVVAALQADPVDLAALEAAAEEARVAAEAAARRQASAETVRTQFTTLRDHVRTACAELGPAAEHAALVTRMATLVSGTSTDNDKRMRLSTFVLAARLERIVELANERLVDMADGRYELGHDDSGARGRRRGGLGLTVRDLWTGRVRPTSTLSGGESFTTSLALALGLADAIREESGGQEFGTLFVDEGFGSLDQDSLEQVLDVLDRLRDGGRTVGVVSHVTEMRTRIPTQVRVHKTQQGSTISVLGTTTPDVA from the coding sequence ATGAGGCTGCACCATCTCACGGCGACCGCCTTCGGACCCTTCGCGGGGACGGTCGACCTCGACCTCGAGGAGCTGGGCTCCTCCGGCCTCTACCTCATCCACGGACCGACCGGGTCGGGCAAGACCAGCCTGCTGGACGCCATCTGCTTCGCGCTCTACGCCAACGTCCCCGGTGACCGGCTCACGACGTCGCTGCGTAGCCAGCACGCCGCCGTGACGGAGGTGACCACGGTCGTCCTCGAGCTGACCCTGGCCGGCCGGCGCCTGCGCATCACCCGCGCGCCGGCCTACGAGCGACCCAAGAGGCGCGGCACCGGGACGACGACCGAGCAGGCCCGCGTGCAGCTCGACGAGTACGCGGGCGGCAGCTGGCAATCGCTGAGCTCGCGCATCGACGAGACCGCGCGGGTCCTCGACGACCTCCTCGGGATGGGGGTGGACCAGTTCCGTCGGGTGGTCATGCTCCCCCAGGGGGACTTCGCCGCCTTCCTCCGCGCGAGCGACGAGGAGCGACGGGATGTCCTCGAGCGGCTCTTCGACGTCACCGACTACGTGGCCGTCGAGCAGCACCTCACCGCGCAGCGGCAGGAGGCCCAGACCAGCCTGGCCAGTGCCCGCACGGCGCTGGACGGGCACACCGGACGCCTGACCGAGCTGCTCGCCGAGACGGACGTCGAGCTGTCCGAGCTGGTCCAGACGTCCGACGTGGGCGACCGCGACGAGTCCCTCGACCACCTCGGCCCCGAGGACCTGCTCACGGCCGTGGACGCGATCGATGCTGCTCTCGAGGCGCACGCCGGAGAGGTCATGACGCTGGTCGACGACGCCCGGAGCAGGGCCGGGATCACCCGCACGGCCCTGGACACCGGGCGTCGCGAGGAGGAGCGTCGCCGGCGCGGTCATCGGGCCCGGGCCGTCCTCGACACGCTCGAGGAGGCCGCGGACGAGCACGCCGAGCGGCGTCACCGCCTCTCCCGCGCCCGGGACGCAGCGGGTGTCCTCCCGCACGTCCGGGCAGCCGAGCGCGCCCGAGAGGCCGTCACGACGGCGCACGAGGCCAGGGAGATCGCCCTGGCCGCCCTCCCCGACGACGTCCTGGGTCAGGAGCTCGCCGACGTGCGTGAGGTGCTCGTCGCCCACGACGACGTCCTCGCGACGGCACGGCACGAGTCGCAGCGACTCGAGCGCCTTGCCCGTGACCTGCCACGGTCGGCGGCGACGGTCGAGGCGCGCGAGGAGTCCGTGGGCACGACCGCCGCCGACCTCGCTGCCGCCCGTGGCCGGGCCGACGAGGTCGACGCCGCCCTCGGGGAGGTCGAGCAGGCCGCGCAGCGCCTGACCCGCATCGCCCCCCTCGTCACCCGGCTGACCGAGCTGAGCACCGAGAGGGGCTCCCGGGTGACGCTCCGGGACGAGCTGCGCACCACGACCGACCGGCGCCAGAGCGCGCACGAGGAGGTCCTGGTGGGACGGGAGCGCGTGCAGCAGCTCGTCCAGCAACGGTTGGACACCATGGCGGGTGAGCTGGCCACCCAGCTCGTCGACGGCGAGGCGTGCGCGGTCTGCGGGTCCCCCGAGCACCCCGCCCCCGCCCCGGCAGCAGACCAGGTCACACCGGAGCAGATCGAGGCGGCACGCGACGAGGTCGCCCGCGCGGAGGCCGAGCTCGACCGCGCCCGCACGGCCGACGAGGCCACGGCCTCACGTCTCGAGATCGCCGAGGCCAGGGTCGATGACCTGTCGCGGGTGGTCACCGAGCTCGTCGCTGCTGACGACCTGCTCGAGATCGACGTCGAGCAGGACCTGACCCGGGACCTCACCTTCCTGCGCGAGGAGAAGGCGGCACTCACCGAGGTCGTCGCCCGTCGGGAGGCCGTCGAGCGCGCTGCCGCGAGCTGTGCGACAGCGATCACGCAGGCCGTGGCGGCACACGACGACGCGGTGAGCGCCTTGGCAGAGTCCCGCACACGCCGTGCGCAGCTCGAGGAGGAGGTCACCGACTGCACCCGACGACTGACCCGGACGATCGACGAGCACGCCGACGAGTGCCCGTGCGCTCCCCCGTCGCCTGCCCGGCACGGGGAGACGCCACAGGAGGCAGGTGTGCCGGTCACCTCGTCGGACCCCGACCTGCAGCACACGGCACGGGCCCACTCGACGGCCGTCAGCACCGCTGTCCGCGAGCACCGTGCCGTACTCACCGCCATCGACCACGTGCTCGGTGCGGGCACCGAGCTCGAGCGCATGAGGACCATCCGGACCGAGGCCGAGGACCAGCTCGCCAGCGCCCTGACGGAGGCCGGCTTCGATGAGCCCACGACCGTTACCGCGGCGGCCCTCCCCCGATCGGCACTCGCCGAGCTCGAGCGGGCCGTCGACGACCACGAGGCCCGGCGCGCAGCAGCCGTCGCCGTCCTCGAGGAGGACGAGGTCGTCGCAGCACTGCAGGCGGACCCCGTCGACCTCGCGGCGCTCGAGGCCGCTGCCGAGGAGGCGAGGGTCGCCGCCGAGGCCGCGGCCCGACGCCAGGCGTCCGCCGAGACGGTACGAACGCAGTTCACCACCCTGCGCGACCACGTCCGCACGGCCTGTGCCGAGCTGGGGCCGGCCGCGGAGCACGCAGCCCTCGTCACGCGCATGGCCACCCTCGTCTCGGGCACGAGCACCGACAACGACAAGCGGATGCGGCTGTCCACCTTCGTGCTGGCAGCCCGACTCGAGCGCATCGTCGAGCTGGCCAACGAGCGACTGGTGGACATGGCCGACGGTCGCTACGAGCTGGGCCACGACGACTCCGGGGCGCGGGGCCGGCGACGGGGCGGTCTCGGGCTGACCGTGCGAGACCTGTGGACGGGCCGGGTGCGCCCGACCTCCACCCTCTCCGGTGGGGAGTCCTTCACGACCTCACTCGCTCTCGCGCTGGGGCTCGCGGACGCCATCCGTGAGGAGTCCGGTGGCCAGGAGTTCGGCACCCTCTTCGTCGACGAGGGCTTCGGCAGCCTCGACCAGGACAGCCTCGAGCAGGTCCTCGACGTCCTCGACCGCCTGCGCGACGGTGGCCGCACCGTCGGCGTCGTCAGCCACGTCACCGAGATGCGCACCCGCATCCCCACGCAGGTCCGGGTTCACAAGACCCAGCAGGGCTCGACCATCTCCGTCCTCGGCACCACGACTCCCGACGTCGCCTGA
- a CDS encoding exonuclease SbcCD subunit D, with the protein MKLLHTSDWHLGRAFHGVGLLAAQSEFVDHLVATVRAESVDAVLVSGDVYDRALPPPDAVSLLSEAVTRIIDSGARVIISSGNHDSAIRLGFASDLLSRAGLHIRSDLDSIGTPVMVGDTAVYPIPYLEPAASSVTEELGVDQRTHTSVLGAAMDRVRADAATRGPRTIAMAHCFASGGATSESERDISTGGVAVVPTSTFDGVAYAALGHLHGAQQVAETVRYSGSPVAMSFSETHHTKGTLLLDLGAEGDVRVERVEAPVHRRLAQVRGTLQEVLTDPGHAPAEGAWVQVTLTDPVRPVGAMEQLARRFPHVLQLRFDPQGESLPARSYAAKVARREPLEVCCDFVEDVRRGAGADEAETRLLRDALEAGRAARGRREDEGRARERGAA; encoded by the coding sequence CGGCCCAGTCGGAGTTCGTGGACCATCTCGTCGCGACGGTGCGGGCGGAGTCGGTGGACGCGGTCCTCGTGTCCGGCGACGTCTACGACCGCGCGCTGCCGCCCCCGGACGCGGTCTCGCTGCTCTCCGAGGCCGTGACGCGCATCATCGACTCCGGCGCACGGGTGATCATCTCCAGCGGCAACCACGACTCGGCGATCAGGCTGGGATTCGCGTCCGACCTGCTCTCCCGCGCCGGGCTGCACATCCGCTCCGACCTGGACTCGATCGGCACCCCGGTCATGGTCGGCGACACCGCGGTCTACCCCATCCCCTACCTCGAGCCCGCGGCGTCCTCGGTGACCGAGGAGCTGGGCGTCGACCAGCGGACCCACACGTCCGTGCTGGGTGCGGCGATGGACCGGGTGCGTGCCGATGCCGCCACGCGGGGGCCGCGGACGATCGCGATGGCGCACTGCTTCGCCAGCGGTGGCGCCACGAGCGAGTCGGAGCGCGACATCAGCACCGGTGGCGTGGCCGTGGTGCCGACGAGCACCTTCGACGGCGTCGCCTACGCTGCGCTGGGGCACCTCCACGGCGCCCAGCAGGTCGCCGAGACCGTGCGCTACAGCGGTTCGCCCGTCGCCATGTCCTTCAGCGAGACCCACCACACCAAGGGCACGTTGCTGCTCGATCTGGGCGCCGAGGGCGACGTGCGGGTCGAGCGGGTGGAGGCCCCCGTGCACCGTCGGCTGGCACAGGTGCGCGGCACCCTCCAGGAGGTCCTCACCGACCCCGGTCACGCTCCGGCGGAGGGTGCCTGGGTCCAGGTGACGCTGACCGACCCGGTCCGTCCCGTCGGCGCCATGGAGCAGCTGGCCCGACGCTTTCCCCACGTGCTCCAGCTGCGCTTCGACCCGCAGGGCGAGTCCCTGCCCGCGCGCAGCTACGCGGCCAAGGTGGCCCGCCGTGAGCCCCTCGAGGTCTGCTGCGACTTCGTCGAGGACGTCCGGCGGGGGGCCGGTGCCGATGAGGCCGAGACCCGGCTGCTGCGTGACGCGCTCGAGGCCGGACGGGCCGCACGGGGTCGGCGCGAGGACGAGGGGCGCGCCCGCGAGCGCGGGGCGGCATGA